The region CTGTTCGGCGGCGCGGGCGGCGGCCTGCCGCTGGCGACCGCGCTGGCCGCATGCGCGGCCGCTGCCGCCGTCGTGAGGCGGTTCGCCCTCGCGAAGGCGGCGGGTGAGCGATGAGGGAGCGTCTCCGGACCTCCGGACGCGGACCTCCGGGAGTGTCAGAACCGAGGCGTATACGAGTGTTGAGGACGCGGTAGGCCGGTGCTACACTACGCGGGCTGTCTCCTGCCCCGGGCCGCTGCCTTCACAGTCCCGGGGCCGCCATAGTCCAGAGGAGGTGAACGAATGAAGGCTTACGAACTCATGGTCATCATCGACCCCGCGCTCGAGGACGAGCCGCGCGCCGCCGCCTTGGAGAAGGTCCAGGGCCTGGTCACGGCGCCGGGGGGAACGGTGGACTCCGTCGACGAATGGGGCAAGCGCAAGCTCGCCTTCGAGATCGGCGGCAAGACCGAGGGTGACTACACGGTCATCCAGTTCCATGGCACCCCCGAGATCGTCGCCGAGATGGACCGCGTCCTGCACATCACCGATTTCGTGGTCCGCTACATGTTGCTGCGCCGCGAGGACCTCGAGTAGGCCTCTGCGCGCGCACGGCGGGCCACCCGGTCCGCTACGAGAAGGATGAGAAGAT is a window of Actinomycetota bacterium DNA encoding:
- the rpsF gene encoding 30S ribosomal protein S6, with the protein product MKAYELMVIIDPALEDEPRAAALEKVQGLVTAPGGTVDSVDEWGKRKLAFEIGGKTEGDYTVIQFHGTPEIVAEMDRVLHITDFVVRYMLLRREDLE